The following coding sequences lie in one Thalassoglobus polymorphus genomic window:
- a CDS encoding JmjC domain-containing protein, producing MSSTTSKQVNQTIETSGETSGEIFEAQELLSLNPVDFETKFSREPFFIDHALCEHPLFQLDRLIDLTKTLPEECIEYNAGNLPVSIDPSLTPRNGLSPVETIRRIEECESWMVIKYAEKDPAYRELLNVCLDQLRPYTDPIAPGMTQPQAFVFITSPGSVTPYHIDPEHNFLLQIQGSKEVRMLDGREKSIVGEKDLEQFYSDRGRNLKLRTEHQESGWTFDLQSGKGLHFPVTFPHWVKNGETVSISFSITFRTPDLDRRRALYQTNAALRDKGFSPWPVGKSELRDQLFYNGFRAWRRLTSRRNQG from the coding sequence ATGTCATCCACGACTTCAAAGCAAGTGAACCAGACAATCGAAACCTCGGGCGAAACCTCAGGCGAAATTTTTGAGGCTCAAGAACTTCTCTCCTTGAATCCGGTTGACTTCGAAACGAAGTTCTCGCGTGAGCCATTTTTCATTGACCACGCATTGTGTGAACATCCTTTGTTTCAGCTTGATCGTTTGATTGATCTCACGAAGACATTACCGGAAGAGTGCATTGAATATAATGCAGGGAATTTGCCGGTGAGCATCGATCCGAGCCTGACGCCTCGAAATGGTCTTTCTCCGGTCGAAACGATTCGCCGCATTGAAGAGTGCGAATCCTGGATGGTCATCAAGTACGCTGAGAAAGACCCCGCTTATCGCGAGCTTCTGAACGTCTGTCTGGATCAGTTACGTCCTTATACTGATCCAATTGCGCCGGGAATGACGCAACCGCAGGCATTTGTCTTCATCACCTCACCCGGCTCAGTGACACCGTACCATATCGATCCGGAACACAACTTCCTTCTGCAGATTCAAGGCAGCAAGGAAGTGAGAATGCTCGATGGTCGAGAGAAGTCGATCGTTGGTGAGAAAGACCTGGAACAGTTTTATTCTGATCGTGGGCGAAACCTCAAACTCCGAACGGAGCACCAGGAGAGCGGATGGACCTTTGATCTTCAATCAGGAAAAGGGTTGCATTTTCCCGTTACGTTCCCGCACTGGGTGAAGAATGGAGAAACTGTTTCGATTTCGTTTAGTATCACCTTCCGAACTCCAGACCTTGATCGACGACGAGCTTTGTACCAGACGAACGCAGCCTTGCGGGACAAAGGTTTTTCACCTTGGCCAGTTGGGAAAAGCGAGTTGAGGGATCAACTTTTCTACAACGGATTTCGTGCCTGGCGTCGGTTAACCAGTCGCCGGAATCAGGGATAG
- a CDS encoding YraN family protein, whose product MQIGWLNRLLGNRGERAAARFLKKSGYRILARQARNQIGEIDLIARDGETIVFVEVKTRSSATTGHPSEAVGFQKQKQLTRTALAWLKQRNLLDHRCRFDVVSIIWQDGKTPVIEHFIHAFEAVGHGQFYS is encoded by the coding sequence ATGCAGATTGGCTGGCTGAATCGTTTGTTGGGGAATCGTGGAGAGCGAGCAGCAGCCCGATTCCTGAAGAAGTCAGGCTATCGCATTCTGGCGCGACAAGCTCGCAATCAAATTGGTGAGATTGATCTCATCGCCCGAGATGGTGAGACGATCGTCTTTGTAGAGGTAAAAACAAGATCTTCAGCGACGACCGGTCACCCCAGCGAAGCGGTCGGATTTCAAAAGCAGAAACAGCTCACGCGGACCGCACTCGCCTGGCTAAAACAAAGGAACTTACTTGATCACCGCTGTCGTTTTGATGTTGTCTCCATCATCTGGCAGGACGGGAAAACACCTGTCATCGAACACTTCATTCACGCTTTCGAAGCGGTTGGTCACGGTCAGTTTTATTCCTGA
- a CDS encoding hydantoinase/oxoprolinase family protein → MNVTVVGIDIGGANLKISDGATSMSRPFPLWKSPDQLADAIQSLLGEYPESSKLAVTMTGELADCFPTRNAGVRHIVESVQIAAGEREVSVWQTGGEFFTPEEAVEFPELVAAANWHALATWAGRAAASGTSSLLIDIGSTTTDFIPIESGVPVPRGMTDLDRLSSGELVYTGVRRTPLFAITPSVEVRGQTTPLAAELFATAHDVSLLLGDCVENLHDLETANSRPLTIPESLNRVARSVCSDSDQLSDREILEIARQVRIAQLISLSTAMASVLGRLQMVPSTIILSGEGEFLAKKMLSECFPDLLEQECFSISQMIGPVHSQTACAYALAILGRERL, encoded by the coding sequence ATGAACGTGACTGTGGTTGGTATTGATATCGGAGGCGCGAACCTCAAAATTTCTGACGGGGCGACGTCGATGTCACGCCCGTTTCCGCTTTGGAAATCACCCGATCAACTCGCTGATGCTATTCAAAGCTTACTTGGTGAGTATCCAGAAAGTTCGAAACTCGCTGTGACAATGACTGGCGAACTCGCAGATTGCTTTCCGACCCGCAATGCTGGAGTGCGTCATATTGTCGAATCAGTTCAAATCGCAGCTGGTGAACGGGAAGTCTCAGTCTGGCAAACCGGTGGAGAATTTTTTACTCCTGAAGAAGCTGTCGAATTTCCGGAACTCGTCGCTGCGGCAAACTGGCATGCTTTAGCAACCTGGGCTGGCCGGGCTGCCGCGTCTGGGACCTCGTCCCTGTTGATAGATATCGGCTCCACGACGACAGATTTCATTCCGATTGAATCCGGAGTTCCAGTTCCGCGAGGAATGACTGATCTTGATCGCCTCAGCTCGGGAGAGCTTGTCTACACAGGTGTCCGGAGAACTCCACTTTTTGCAATCACCCCGTCTGTCGAAGTTCGCGGACAAACAACTCCTCTGGCTGCCGAACTGTTTGCAACAGCTCACGATGTCTCTCTCTTGCTCGGTGATTGTGTGGAGAATCTGCATGATCTGGAGACTGCGAACTCTCGCCCTCTGACGATTCCAGAATCGCTCAACCGAGTCGCCCGGTCGGTCTGTTCCGACTCTGATCAACTTTCAGATCGTGAAATTCTTGAGATCGCCCGCCAGGTTCGCATCGCCCAACTCATCAGCCTGTCGACTGCGATGGCCTCTGTTCTCGGCCGTCTGCAAATGGTTCCCTCAACGATTATTCTCTCTGGAGAGGGGGAGTTCCTCGCTAAGAAAATGTTGTCTGAATGTTTCCCGGACCTGCTGGAGCAAGAGTGCTTTTCAATCTCGCAGATGATTGGGCCGGTACATTCTCAGACTGCTTGTGCGTATGCACTCGCAATTCTTGGGCGCGAAAGACTTTGA
- a CDS encoding ATP-grasp domain-containing protein, producing MRLFLYEDLCGGGCDEFLEFPSLKREGLAMLNALIHDFSLMPSTLFGTNLQLITHWDVRHGTAPFQDIHNLQVVNVREEQADEAFAETLKHCDAALVVAPETGMRLQQLCELVERSNCRSLNSSSAAIHLCGEKLLFAQHLEQAKITTIPTSTDLEELPMSSHYVRKPRDGAGSSGVQLFSEQEARAASIRPVENTIWQPFISGQPCSMGCFHNAGTGDLLCLPIAKQHLSEDGQFQYQGGEIPLVTAKRSAATQVVQSLVDSVTGLNGYFGVDMILTSAGEVVIVEVNPRLTTSYVGYRKMTKTNLAECFFEVPDAAKIDWVRHITFQPNGETQGRTLNRNERDCGWY from the coding sequence ATGCGGTTGTTTCTTTACGAGGATCTTTGCGGGGGAGGTTGCGACGAGTTTCTGGAGTTTCCATCGCTGAAGAGAGAGGGATTGGCGATGCTGAACGCGCTGATCCACGACTTCTCTCTCATGCCCTCCACTCTTTTCGGAACGAACCTTCAACTGATCACTCACTGGGATGTCAGGCACGGAACAGCTCCGTTTCAAGACATTCATAATCTTCAGGTTGTGAATGTCAGGGAAGAGCAAGCCGATGAGGCATTTGCAGAGACGTTGAAGCACTGTGACGCCGCTCTAGTCGTCGCCCCTGAAACCGGGATGCGACTTCAACAGCTGTGTGAACTCGTAGAGCGAAGCAATTGCCGTTCTCTGAACTCGTCGTCAGCTGCGATTCATCTCTGTGGTGAGAAGCTCTTGTTCGCGCAACATCTTGAGCAAGCAAAGATCACGACGATTCCAACGTCCACGGACTTGGAAGAACTTCCTATGTCGAGTCACTACGTCCGAAAACCAAGAGACGGTGCAGGTTCATCAGGTGTTCAACTTTTCTCAGAACAAGAAGCCCGGGCCGCATCAATCAGGCCAGTCGAAAATACGATTTGGCAACCCTTCATTTCTGGACAGCCATGCTCCATGGGATGTTTTCATAATGCAGGAACAGGCGACTTGCTCTGCTTGCCCATCGCCAAACAGCACCTTTCGGAAGATGGACAATTTCAGTATCAGGGAGGAGAAATTCCTTTGGTCACTGCGAAGCGGTCGGCTGCGACTCAGGTCGTTCAATCGCTCGTTGATTCCGTGACAGGGTTGAACGGGTACTTCGGTGTCGACATGATTCTCACCTCGGCGGGGGAAGTGGTGATCGTTGAAGTGAATCCTCGATTGACAACAAGCTATGTCGGCTACCGCAAGATGACAAAGACGAATCTCGCAGAGTGTTTTTTCGAAGTCCCAGATGCTGCCAAGATCGACTGGGTGCGACACATTACTTTCCAGCCGAACGGAGAAACCCAAGGGCGAACCCTCAATAGGAATGAACGTGACTGTGGTTGGTATTGA
- a CDS encoding GNAT family N-acetyltransferase yields MSEVQFACSTEETHQVGKPQAPSFTGPFTTEGGLTAITLSSPSEMDQWIGEWIELAQQTEFCNAFYEPTFFQAAVKNLASQEDWQVVLIKEDAEDKLIGFFPFVRGRGPARLSELSLWKSKLSFLTSPLIRSGSEQQVFKLLLKHLRTMQPRVDLVELPMTLAEGRVHQELHRLIRDNLLTTYHYDHYSRAILTEGHDYDELLTENIGRHHFREYRRQLRRMNNLGQVEFRTNEDPEYGECWADWFLELELKSWKGEGGSALKQDPQQEEFFRELVTSRTRAGGVEMLGMFLDGEPVAMLCTLVSQKGCFEYKIAFDQEYKKYSPGMLVQLHKMQRFLESKRSPWVDSCAVPNHPMINRLWSERRSIEHMVVSLGRPWANIVLGAMPLLRSLKRTFRKPKR; encoded by the coding sequence ATGTCCGAAGTGCAATTTGCATGCTCTACTGAAGAGACCCACCAAGTCGGCAAGCCTCAGGCTCCCTCATTCACAGGCCCGTTCACAACCGAAGGCGGGCTCACAGCGATTACACTTTCCTCCCCGTCAGAAATGGATCAGTGGATCGGTGAATGGATCGAACTGGCTCAGCAGACCGAGTTCTGTAATGCGTTCTACGAACCGACGTTCTTTCAGGCAGCAGTGAAAAATTTGGCCTCGCAAGAGGACTGGCAAGTCGTCTTAATCAAGGAAGATGCTGAGGATAAGCTGATCGGTTTTTTTCCATTCGTCCGGGGACGAGGACCAGCCCGGCTGTCTGAACTTTCCCTCTGGAAATCCAAGCTCAGCTTCCTGACCTCCCCATTGATACGAAGTGGGTCGGAACAGCAAGTTTTTAAGTTGTTGCTGAAACACCTGCGAACGATGCAACCGCGAGTCGATCTCGTAGAGCTTCCAATGACACTTGCGGAAGGGCGAGTCCATCAGGAACTGCACCGCTTGATTCGCGACAACTTGTTGACCACTTATCACTACGACCATTATTCGCGGGCAATTCTGACGGAGGGGCACGATTACGATGAGTTGCTGACCGAAAATATTGGTCGCCATCACTTCAGAGAGTATCGACGTCAACTCCGGCGAATGAACAACCTCGGACAGGTTGAGTTTCGTACAAATGAAGATCCGGAATACGGCGAATGCTGGGCTGATTGGTTTCTTGAACTGGAACTGAAAAGCTGGAAAGGAGAAGGTGGTTCAGCCTTAAAACAGGATCCTCAGCAGGAAGAATTCTTTCGTGAGCTCGTCACCAGCAGAACCAGAGCGGGTGGTGTTGAGATGCTGGGTATGTTCCTTGATGGAGAGCCTGTGGCGATGCTCTGCACTCTGGTTTCCCAGAAAGGTTGCTTTGAATACAAAATTGCCTTTGACCAGGAGTACAAAAAATACTCCCCGGGGATGCTCGTTCAGCTCCACAAAATGCAGCGATTTCTCGAATCGAAAAGGTCACCGTGGGTCGATTCCTGTGCAGTTCCAAATCACCCAATGATCAACCGGCTTTGGAGCGAGCGTCGATCGATTGAACATATGGTGGTCTCGCTGGGGCGTCCGTGGGCGAATATTGTCCTGGGGGCAATGCCGCTGTTGCGTTCACTAAAAAGAACTTTTCGTAAACCCAAGCGTTAG
- a CDS encoding Mrp/NBP35 family ATP-binding protein, producing the protein MSTSADVESTLGAFVDPQFEIPLSQAKMLKGVTVEGAKATVKIELPTPAYPNQEQLKESLQSAVREKHADFEQVDVEITSVVRGKESGAKVGLKVKNVIAVGSGKGGVGKSTVAASLAYGLKHLGASVGLMDADVYGPSVPHLLGATGQPAMRQIQAPDGRTIERIVPIEVDGIKLMSMGFMVGEDQAIVWRGPMLHKALSQFLQQTEWGELDYLVVDMPPGTGDVALTLSQMVQLAGAVIVCTPQKIALLDAGKAISMFQTVKIPILGMVENMTGDIFGRGGAKTKAEEMGVAFLGEIPSASDVRIKGDEGKISALVDEESSAREAILEISSNVAMRIAKEIMKNPTMPTLEIL; encoded by the coding sequence ATGTCCACTTCGGCAGATGTTGAATCCACTCTTGGAGCGTTCGTCGATCCTCAATTCGAAATTCCCCTCTCGCAGGCGAAGATGCTCAAAGGTGTCACGGTCGAAGGAGCCAAGGCAACCGTAAAAATTGAGCTCCCGACTCCAGCATATCCGAATCAGGAACAGCTGAAGGAATCGCTTCAGTCCGCTGTTCGAGAGAAACATGCAGATTTCGAACAAGTTGACGTCGAGATCACGAGCGTTGTCCGTGGGAAAGAATCCGGAGCTAAGGTCGGACTCAAAGTCAAGAACGTCATCGCCGTCGGGAGTGGAAAAGGGGGCGTTGGCAAATCGACGGTCGCTGCCAGTTTAGCCTATGGGTTAAAACATTTGGGAGCGAGCGTCGGACTGATGGACGCTGATGTCTATGGGCCGAGCGTTCCACACCTGCTCGGAGCCACCGGGCAACCCGCGATGCGTCAGATTCAAGCCCCGGATGGTCGGACAATCGAACGAATCGTTCCGATTGAAGTCGACGGCATCAAGCTGATGTCGATGGGCTTTATGGTCGGAGAAGACCAGGCGATTGTCTGGCGTGGCCCGATGCTTCACAAAGCTCTCAGCCAATTCCTCCAACAGACCGAATGGGGCGAACTGGATTATCTGGTTGTCGACATGCCACCAGGAACGGGTGATGTTGCGTTGACCCTTTCACAAATGGTTCAACTCGCCGGCGCCGTGATCGTTTGCACCCCACAAAAAATTGCATTGCTCGATGCAGGCAAAGCGATCTCGATGTTCCAGACGGTCAAAATTCCGATCCTCGGAATGGTCGAGAACATGACCGGTGATATTTTCGGACGCGGCGGAGCAAAAACCAAAGCGGAAGAAATGGGAGTCGCCTTCCTTGGAGAAATTCCGTCAGCTTCCGATGTTCGCATCAAGGGAGATGAAGGAAAAATCTCTGCTCTTGTAGACGAGGAAAGTTCTGCACGTGAAGCGATTCTTGAAATCAGCAGCAACGTTGCCATGCGGATCGCCAAAGAAATCATGAAGAATCCAACAATGCCAACGCTCGAAATTCTGTAA
- a CDS encoding D-amino acid aminotransferase, with the protein MYDPDVSQMFDQVPLANWNGTQMPLSEAKVSVLDRAFLFGDAIYEVLRVYGGKPFLFDDHIARLKRNFEKLQLPADADIIAQRVRETVAASDVTEGTVYIQVTRGVAPRIHRYPTTPPTPSELIYVAHFKDPYQELRKVGARVIILEDLRWKRCDIKSVNLLANCMAAQTAYEAGCPEALLVDGEDRLIEGSRTSLFGVRDGRILTAPLGQNILPGITRKLLIQLAGECNVEISEATIHRDDLPKLDELFITGTTTEILPITQVEDQTIGDGTVGPVVSQLITAYARTIERFRQS; encoded by the coding sequence ATGTACGACCCCGATGTCAGTCAGATGTTCGATCAAGTCCCATTGGCCAACTGGAACGGTACGCAAATGCCGCTCTCTGAAGCCAAGGTTTCGGTGCTTGATCGGGCATTTCTGTTTGGAGATGCAATCTACGAAGTTCTCCGTGTTTACGGCGGAAAACCGTTTCTCTTTGATGACCATATCGCGAGGTTGAAACGGAACTTCGAAAAATTGCAACTCCCGGCAGATGCTGACATCATCGCTCAGCGTGTTCGAGAAACTGTCGCTGCCAGCGATGTCACAGAAGGGACAGTCTACATTCAGGTGACGCGCGGAGTCGCACCGCGAATACACCGGTATCCAACTACTCCGCCAACTCCGAGTGAGTTGATCTATGTCGCACACTTCAAAGATCCGTATCAGGAGCTGAGAAAAGTTGGTGCGCGTGTGATCATTTTAGAGGATCTCCGCTGGAAGAGATGCGACATTAAGTCGGTCAACTTGCTGGCAAATTGCATGGCTGCCCAAACCGCCTATGAAGCTGGCTGTCCAGAAGCTTTGCTCGTTGATGGAGAAGATCGCCTAATCGAGGGATCTCGCACAAGCCTGTTCGGTGTCCGAGACGGTCGTATTTTGACAGCCCCACTTGGGCAGAACATCCTTCCGGGGATCACGCGTAAGCTGTTGATTCAACTTGCCGGGGAGTGCAATGTTGAAATCAGCGAAGCGACGATTCATCGTGACGATTTACCCAAGCTGGATGAGCTCTTTATTACCGGAACAACAACGGAAATACTGCCGATCACTCAAGTTGAAGACCAGACAATCGGTGACGGAACTGTTGGTCCGGTTGTTTCTCAGCTCATCACCGCATACGCCAGAACGATTGAACGCTTCCGGCAATCTTGA
- a CDS encoding sugar phosphate isomerase/epimerase family protein, protein MSQWPIGVFTSVDAGLGVRLDVVEELKVPTVQIHAPHQETRTEQTAKDFLQKCKNAGIEVTCVFGGFEGESYASISETVKTVGLVPQETRAARAQEMKEIADFAKLLGVQTVALHIGFVPEDRNGDDYKGLLEVTRDLLDYIKKNGQQLNLETGQETADHLLEFISDVDRDNLFINFDPANMILYGTGDPIEALKKVGHLVRSVHCKDGTWAPEGERGAAWGCEVALGQGDVGMETYLRTLKEIGYTGPLTIEREIPEDRDQQKADVGGAVSLLEELRSKIL, encoded by the coding sequence ATGAGTCAATGGCCTATCGGGGTGTTTACCTCTGTCGATGCTGGTTTGGGAGTTCGTCTTGATGTTGTGGAAGAGTTGAAAGTCCCAACAGTTCAGATTCACGCTCCACATCAGGAAACTCGAACGGAACAAACCGCGAAAGATTTCTTGCAGAAGTGCAAAAACGCTGGAATCGAAGTCACATGTGTTTTCGGAGGCTTCGAAGGGGAAAGTTATGCGAGCATCTCTGAGACTGTCAAAACAGTCGGGCTCGTTCCTCAAGAGACACGTGCGGCGCGTGCTCAGGAAATGAAAGAAATCGCCGACTTCGCGAAGCTGCTCGGCGTCCAGACAGTCGCTCTGCATATTGGATTCGTTCCGGAAGATCGAAACGGAGACGATTACAAAGGGCTGCTGGAAGTGACTCGCGATTTGTTGGACTACATCAAAAAGAATGGTCAACAACTGAACCTGGAAACCGGTCAGGAAACGGCGGACCATCTTCTTGAATTCATCAGCGATGTCGACCGCGACAATCTCTTCATCAACTTTGATCCAGCCAACATGATTCTCTACGGCACAGGCGATCCGATCGAAGCACTGAAGAAAGTCGGGCATCTTGTCCGGAGTGTCCATTGCAAAGATGGAACGTGGGCACCTGAAGGCGAACGAGGTGCGGCGTGGGGTTGTGAAGTCGCACTCGGCCAAGGTGATGTCGGCATGGAAACTTATCTGCGGACGCTCAAAGAAATCGGTTATACCGGACCACTCACGATTGAGCGAGAAATTCCGGAAGATCGCGATCAGCAGAAAGCGGACGTCGGAGGTGCCGTCAGCTTGCTTGAAGAGTTGCGTTCGAAAATCCTTTAA
- a CDS encoding peptidylprolyl isomerase produces the protein MKFETSRGDIILELFENEAPNTVANFVSLVEKGFYDGLLFHRVIPNFMAQGGCPLSKTNPQRAGSGGPGYNIECEAYQPNARRHFSGTLSMAHAGKDTGGSQFFITHLPTPHLDREISPSSVHTVFGRVVEGLDVVRSLQKNDVIEKATVIRKRNHDYKPKTIPE, from the coding sequence GTGAAATTTGAAACTAGCCGAGGCGACATTATTCTTGAACTCTTCGAGAACGAAGCTCCAAACACGGTTGCCAACTTTGTGAGTTTAGTCGAAAAAGGATTCTACGACGGTTTGCTGTTCCATCGAGTGATTCCAAACTTCATGGCACAAGGAGGCTGCCCACTCAGTAAAACCAACCCACAAAGAGCTGGCAGCGGCGGACCTGGTTACAACATTGAATGTGAAGCCTACCAGCCGAACGCACGTCGCCACTTCTCCGGAACATTGAGCATGGCTCATGCCGGGAAAGATACTGGTGGCTCGCAGTTCTTTATCACTCACCTGCCAACACCGCACCTGGACCGGGAGATCAGCCCCAGTAGCGTACACACCGTTTTCGGTCGCGTTGTCGAAGGGCTTGATGTGGTACGCTCATTGCAAAAAAACGATGTGATTGAAAAAGCGACAGTCATTCGCAAACGAAACCACGATTACAAACCTAAGACGATTCCAGAATAA
- a CDS encoding sulfatase — MKTRFVAQSFSLASIFLLQFCITDPVAADQKANQSTKPNVLFIAIDDLNDWEGCMSGHPQAKTPNIDRLAAQGTLFTNAHCQAPLCNSSRTSLMTGLRPTTTGVYALQPWFRKVDKFKDHVTLPQHFKAAGYKTLTTGKIYHGGYPPKNERLKEYDVWGPAAGVGVRPPEKLVETPMGNHPLVDWGTFPHKDEDKGDWKVASWAVDQLASPPEEPFFMSVGFFLPHVPCYATQKWFDLYPEDELMLPNVPLDDRADVPDFSWKLYWYLPEVRLSWLKANQQWKPLVRAYLASVSFVDSQVGRVLDALEKSGKADNTIIVLWSDHGWHLGEKGITGKNTLWHESTRVPLIFAGPGIESGAICKQPAELLDMFPTLIDLCDLAPRNDLEGHSLVPQLKNADAPRKWPAITTHNAGNHSVVTDQYRYIHYADGSEELYDILHDPDEFTNLANDPQFQKIKASLAKLYPRNDAPPAPGSKSRLLTKEGNQWLWEGEPIIESQLIK, encoded by the coding sequence ATGAAAACTCGCTTTGTTGCTCAGAGCTTCTCTCTGGCAAGCATTTTCTTGTTGCAATTTTGCATCACCGATCCTGTTGCAGCTGACCAGAAGGCCAATCAATCAACGAAACCGAATGTCCTTTTCATCGCGATTGACGATTTAAATGACTGGGAAGGCTGCATGAGCGGGCACCCACAGGCCAAAACTCCGAATATTGACCGTCTGGCTGCCCAGGGCACACTTTTCACCAATGCACATTGCCAAGCCCCACTTTGCAATTCTTCTCGAACCAGCTTGATGACCGGGTTACGCCCCACGACAACGGGTGTGTATGCGCTTCAACCCTGGTTTCGCAAGGTCGACAAATTCAAGGACCATGTGACCCTCCCGCAGCACTTTAAAGCAGCTGGTTACAAAACACTCACAACCGGGAAGATCTACCATGGCGGCTACCCTCCCAAAAACGAGAGGCTGAAGGAGTACGACGTTTGGGGTCCGGCAGCTGGTGTCGGAGTTCGCCCCCCTGAAAAACTGGTCGAAACACCAATGGGCAATCATCCGCTCGTCGATTGGGGGACGTTTCCACACAAAGACGAAGACAAGGGAGACTGGAAGGTTGCCAGTTGGGCCGTCGATCAACTCGCTTCTCCACCGGAAGAACCGTTCTTCATGTCTGTCGGTTTCTTTCTACCGCATGTCCCATGCTACGCCACACAAAAATGGTTCGACCTTTACCCTGAAGATGAGCTCATGCTGCCGAACGTTCCGCTGGACGATCGCGCGGATGTCCCCGATTTTTCCTGGAAGTTGTACTGGTACTTGCCGGAAGTTCGCCTCTCCTGGCTGAAGGCCAATCAGCAATGGAAACCACTTGTCCGCGCCTACTTGGCTTCAGTCAGCTTTGTCGATAGCCAAGTCGGTCGCGTTCTGGATGCACTCGAAAAAAGCGGAAAGGCGGACAACACAATTATCGTCCTCTGGTCCGATCATGGTTGGCATCTGGGAGAGAAAGGGATCACCGGCAAGAACACTCTCTGGCACGAATCGACCCGCGTCCCACTCATTTTTGCCGGACCGGGAATCGAATCGGGAGCGATTTGCAAACAGCCTGCGGAACTCCTCGACATGTTCCCGACACTCATCGATTTGTGCGATCTTGCTCCTCGAAATGATCTTGAAGGGCACAGCTTGGTCCCACAACTCAAGAATGCCGACGCCCCGCGAAAGTGGCCTGCCATCACCACGCACAACGCCGGGAATCATTCTGTCGTGACGGATCAATACCGATATATCCACTACGCAGACGGTTCCGAAGAGTTGTACGACATCCTGCATGATCCAGATGAATTCACGAACCTTGCCAACGACCCCCAGTTCCAGAAAATCAAAGCATCGCTGGCAAAACTTTATCCTCGCAATGATGCTCCTCCCGCCCCGGGGAGTAAGTCTCGCCTTTTAACAAAAGAAGGAAATCAATGGCTTTGGGAAGGCGAGCCGATCATTGAGTCGCAGCTCATTAAGTAA
- a CDS encoding formyltetrahydrofolate deformylase, with amino-acid sequence MQVIITAVGPDHRGLADPIVHYVTQSGANLHEIQMYDRDFEQLFAMLIRMEWPVEDEPISVLRERMNQIGELKGLKIRVWARDEHERPPRIALCTTYRPEPALAVLRDIRDKRLNATVPVMIGNRDACRGIAEQFGVEFHNIGDSKGVPDDDKFVSLFDEYDVDYIVLARYMRIVPPRACWEFAGGRIINLHHGVLPSFPGFRPYHDAYSHHMLSYGATCHFIVPELDAGNQIIQQSTFTVPPGTSLEEIIQRGEQDNEPRCLAEGLRRVVDREVELHFHKVAKVARAK; translated from the coding sequence ATGCAGGTCATTATCACCGCTGTTGGTCCTGATCATCGTGGGCTTGCAGATCCGATCGTCCACTACGTGACACAGTCCGGGGCGAATCTTCATGAAATTCAAATGTACGACCGCGACTTTGAGCAACTGTTCGCGATGCTGATTCGTATGGAATGGCCGGTCGAGGATGAGCCGATTTCAGTGCTGCGAGAGCGGATGAATCAGATCGGGGAACTCAAAGGGTTGAAGATTCGAGTTTGGGCTCGTGATGAACATGAACGTCCACCTCGAATTGCACTTTGCACAACCTATCGCCCGGAACCAGCACTCGCAGTGCTGCGAGATATTCGCGACAAACGACTCAACGCGACTGTCCCGGTGATGATTGGAAACCGGGATGCGTGTCGCGGAATCGCGGAACAGTTCGGTGTCGAATTCCACAATATCGGGGATTCCAAGGGTGTTCCCGATGACGACAAATTCGTAAGCCTGTTTGATGAGTACGACGTCGACTACATCGTCCTGGCGAGATACATGCGTATCGTTCCGCCCCGTGCCTGCTGGGAGTTTGCAGGGGGGCGAATCATCAACTTACATCACGGAGTCCTGCCATCATTTCCAGGCTTCCGCCCGTATCATGACGCCTATAGTCACCACATGCTCAGCTATGGGGCGACGTGCCATTTCATTGTCCCCGAGCTTGATGCCGGGAATCAAATCATTCAGCAAAGCACATTCACCGTACCTCCCGGGACTTCCCTGGAAGAGATCATTCAGCGTGGAGAACAAGACAACGAACCGCGCTGTCTCGCTGAAGGTCTTCGCCGGGTCGTCGATCGGGAAGTTGAACTCCACTTTCACAAAGTCGCTAAAGTCGCCAGAGCGAAGTAG